In a genomic window of Chthoniobacterales bacterium:
- a CDS encoding prohibitin family protein: protein MNPFAKVLIPLAVVIVVAVALLGSLFVVVEAGHVGVVKRFGAIEMAPLAEGLHFKRPFVDQVEQIDVRLVPINAKATAASKDLQTVSTEVNVAYSLIGPLVPLVYQRIGNTYGVAAAIVEPAIQESVKAVTAQYTAEELVTKRAVVKQAIQQAITTFIDNTLKEKEIGNAVQLANVAITDFAFSGEFNRAIESKVKAEQEALRAKNEKLMRVTQAEASAAETKLAAEASAYSTEVQSKARADAIKREAEALRSSPEIIQLRSVEKWDGVLPRIQGGGVLPFLNVGGLAEPETKPAGN from the coding sequence ATGAATCCCTTTGCCAAAGTCCTCATTCCTCTCGCCGTCGTCATCGTCGTGGCCGTGGCCCTGCTCGGCAGCCTCTTCGTCGTCGTCGAGGCAGGCCACGTCGGCGTCGTGAAGCGCTTCGGGGCGATCGAAATGGCGCCACTCGCGGAAGGCCTGCACTTCAAGCGGCCCTTCGTGGACCAGGTCGAGCAGATCGACGTGCGCCTCGTTCCCATCAACGCAAAGGCCACCGCCGCCTCGAAGGATCTCCAGACCGTCTCCACGGAGGTCAATGTCGCCTACTCGCTCATCGGCCCGCTCGTGCCGCTGGTTTACCAGCGCATTGGCAACACCTACGGCGTCGCCGCGGCCATCGTGGAGCCCGCGATTCAGGAATCCGTGAAGGCCGTGACCGCCCAATACACCGCCGAAGAGCTCGTCACCAAGCGCGCCGTCGTCAAACAGGCCATCCAGCAGGCCATCACCACCTTCATCGACAATACGCTCAAGGAGAAGGAAATCGGCAACGCCGTGCAGCTCGCCAACGTCGCCATCACCGACTTCGCCTTCAGCGGCGAGTTCAATCGCGCCATCGAGTCGAAAGTGAAAGCCGAGCAGGAAGCCCTGCGCGCCAAGAACGAGAAGCTCATGCGCGTGACCCAGGCGGAGGCCTCCGCCGCCGAAACCAAACTCGCCGCCGAAGCCTCCGCCTACAGCACCGAAGTCCAGTCGAAGGCCCGCGCCGACGCCATCAAGCGCGAGGCCGAGGCCCTGCGCTCGAGTCCGGAGATCATCCAGCTCCGCTCCGTCGAAAAATGGGACGGCGTGTTGCCGCGCATTCAGGGCGGCGGCGTCCTTCCCTTCCTGAACGTCGGCGGCCTCGCCGAACCGGAAACAAAGCCCGCCGGCAACTAA
- a CDS encoding exodeoxyribonuclease III, producing the protein MRLVSWNVNGIRAVQNKGFGDWLEKDGADIVCLQETKARPDQLTHIEWRGSYERIWNAAERPGYSGTAIFAKTPPLAVTCGIGHEEHDREGRVITAEFPAFHLVNVYVPNSKRDLSRLPYRQAWDRDFLGYLKGLEQTKPVVWCGDLNVAHTPLDLARPKGNENTHGFTKEERAGFDAFVAAGFIDTFREFQKDGGHYSWWSQMGSARARNVGWRIDYFLISPALRPALRAAAIHPDVFGSDHCPVSIDLDLAAAS; encoded by the coding sequence GTGCGCCTCGTCAGCTGGAACGTCAACGGCATCCGCGCCGTGCAGAACAAGGGCTTCGGCGACTGGCTCGAAAAGGACGGGGCCGACATCGTCTGCCTGCAGGAAACGAAGGCCCGGCCCGACCAGCTCACGCACATCGAGTGGCGCGGCAGCTACGAGCGCATCTGGAACGCCGCCGAGCGGCCCGGCTACTCCGGCACCGCGATCTTTGCGAAGACGCCGCCACTCGCCGTCACCTGCGGCATCGGCCACGAGGAGCACGACCGCGAAGGCCGCGTGATCACCGCGGAGTTTCCCGCGTTCCATCTCGTGAACGTCTACGTGCCGAACTCGAAGCGCGACCTCTCCCGGCTGCCCTACCGCCAGGCCTGGGACCGCGATTTCCTCGGGTATTTGAAAGGCCTCGAGCAGACGAAGCCTGTCGTCTGGTGCGGCGATCTCAACGTCGCCCATACACCGCTCGACCTCGCCCGGCCCAAGGGCAACGAGAACACGCACGGCTTCACGAAGGAGGAACGCGCCGGGTTCGATGCCTTCGTCGCGGCCGGCTTCATCGACACGTTTCGCGAGTTTCAAAAGGACGGCGGCCACTACTCGTGGTGGAGCCAGATGGGGTCCGCCCGCGCGCGGAACGTCGGTTGGCGCATCGATTACTTTTTGATCTCCCCGGCACTTCGTCCTGCACTACGCGCCGCCGCGATCCATCCGGACGTGTTCGGAAGCGATCACTGCCCCGTGAGCATTGATCTCGACCTCGCGGCAGCCTCATAG
- a CDS encoding matrixin family metalloprotease — protein MRQILRALAFLGVVAHASALTITIDETYAAGYFDGNPQAKATMEKAASDLTAALTTSLGAITTDKFTGHQGTASATFDWDLMTRNPSNLSQQITLPTFPFADGVFKVFAGATTAITGDGQTLGAGAPVSMSYQLDAEGTSDAEIVAALQKAVVISNDALSRVAGPKINSVDDQVTIGAQTVNYTVSFGPIAGFLTFDVNESWHFDWQTPPGAGEYDFYTVMLHEMMHSLGLGNSFAWNSMTSNGTDWTGPNVIALKGNGAGLIHRYYNEGTPDQTTDGAHIMPGTMSTTVEGGVAQEAVMTPSIGKGERRLITQLDVAFLKDLGYVPTPTPTPPSDPPVDPPAPPEPEAPATPATIGKVAKKVTKPKATVNLAAPTGGAYLEYSLNKGPFVKAKGNKLKLKLLPGKNVILIRSTDPTTGKSSPTKKVVIKYTAP, from the coding sequence ATGCGGCAAATCCTGAGGGCTCTCGCTTTTCTCGGCGTGGTGGCGCACGCCTCCGCGCTCACGATCACCATCGATGAAACCTACGCCGCGGGCTATTTTGACGGTAATCCGCAGGCCAAGGCCACGATGGAAAAGGCCGCCAGCGACCTCACCGCCGCACTGACGACCTCGCTCGGCGCCATCACGACGGATAAGTTCACGGGGCATCAGGGAACAGCCAGCGCGACCTTCGACTGGGACCTCATGACGCGGAATCCCTCGAATTTGTCGCAGCAGATTACGCTTCCGACGTTTCCCTTTGCTGACGGCGTCTTTAAGGTCTTCGCCGGAGCCACGACCGCCATCACGGGTGATGGACAGACCCTCGGCGCCGGCGCCCCGGTGAGCATGTCCTACCAGCTCGATGCCGAGGGCACCTCCGATGCGGAAATCGTCGCGGCTCTTCAGAAAGCGGTCGTCATTTCGAACGATGCCCTTTCCCGCGTCGCCGGGCCGAAGATCAACTCGGTTGACGACCAGGTGACGATCGGGGCTCAGACCGTGAACTACACGGTGAGCTTCGGGCCGATTGCCGGATTTCTCACGTTCGACGTGAACGAGAGCTGGCATTTCGACTGGCAGACGCCGCCCGGCGCCGGGGAATACGATTTCTACACCGTGATGCTGCACGAGATGATGCACAGTCTCGGCCTGGGGAATTCCTTCGCCTGGAATTCGATGACGTCCAACGGAACCGACTGGACCGGCCCGAACGTCATCGCGCTGAAAGGCAATGGCGCCGGATTGATCCATCGATATTACAACGAGGGCACGCCGGATCAGACGACAGACGGTGCGCACATCATGCCGGGAACCATGAGCACGACGGTGGAAGGGGGCGTCGCCCAGGAAGCGGTGATGACCCCGAGCATCGGCAAGGGCGAGCGCCGCCTGATCACGCAGCTCGACGTCGCCTTCCTCAAGGATCTCGGCTACGTGCCCACCCCGACGCCAACGCCTCCTTCCGATCCGCCGGTCGATCCGCCGGCGCCTCCCGAGCCGGAGGCTCCCGCGACCCCGGCCACGATCGGAAAGGTTGCGAAAAAGGTCACGAAGCCGAAGGCCACCGTGAATCTTGCCGCGCCGACGGGCGGAGCCTACCTCGAGTATTCGCTCAACAAGGGACCGTTCGTGAAGGCGAAGGGCAACAAACTCAAGCTCAAGCTGCTGCCCGGCAAGAACGTGATCCTGATTCGCTCGACAGATCCCACGACGGGCAAATCCTCACCGACCAAAAAGGTGGTCATCAAATACACGGCGCCGTAG
- a CDS encoding GyrI-like domain-containing protein produces the protein PALSSTAQAAGTGLALAKGTGAVAMTGLSGVLGGMFAGLAGAWFGMKCSLDHAESARERRFIVGVAWWTAGTIVVFMAALMALLLWGRPLLATRPTLWIALMAADILLFTAMGLGFGILNNRALLRIRAEERVKRGADAAETADCSFEYRSRGEFLGLPLLHVRLGGSPASVAKGWIAYGNIAVAPLLAFGGIAVGGISLGGVSIGIFTLGGIGIGLFSFSGLAIGGVVMGGIALGWIAIGGAAWGALAAFGGQAWAGLYGLGRHVSAPHANDAAAKAFFHDHGLMQVAGWIADHGWWAQAAVFGPILLGLLWIRRLRRQQKLRNVALLLAASIFGLSCAPKKEEQKSMDFAVKTVPETLFFCVDEAVTQAEIPDFAMRAIGPLYEALGKAGQHPAGDLQFLCPQWNGPEGKSKLVIGIPVASEFPAKAPAYFWKAPAYRCLWTEYVGPMSGIKDAWAQLGAAVEKSEHRCAGSWREVYVHWVAPESAENRTELQSGIE, from the coding sequence CCCGCGCTCAGCTCGACCGCGCAGGCCGCGGGCACCGGGCTCGCTCTGGCCAAGGGCACGGGCGCCGTCGCGATGACCGGCCTTTCCGGCGTGCTCGGCGGGATGTTTGCCGGTCTCGCCGGAGCGTGGTTCGGAATGAAATGCTCGCTGGATCACGCGGAGTCGGCGCGCGAGCGCCGCTTCATCGTCGGCGTCGCCTGGTGGACGGCTGGCACGATCGTCGTCTTCATGGCGGCCTTGATGGCGCTGCTCTTGTGGGGAAGGCCGCTGCTGGCCACGAGGCCGACGCTGTGGATCGCCCTGATGGCGGCGGACATTTTGCTGTTCACCGCAATGGGACTCGGTTTCGGAATCCTGAATAATCGCGCGCTTCTGCGCATCCGCGCGGAGGAGCGGGTCAAGCGCGGCGCGGATGCCGCGGAGACTGCGGACTGTTCCTTCGAATATCGCAGCCGTGGGGAATTCCTGGGATTGCCCTTGCTCCATGTGCGCCTTGGCGGGTCCCCGGCGTCCGTCGCGAAGGGCTGGATCGCCTACGGAAATATCGCGGTCGCGCCGCTGCTGGCCTTCGGCGGCATCGCGGTCGGCGGCATTTCCCTGGGCGGGGTTTCGATTGGTATTTTCACGCTGGGCGGAATCGGGATCGGGCTTTTCTCGTTCTCGGGCCTCGCGATCGGGGGCGTGGTGATGGGCGGGATCGCACTGGGATGGATTGCGATCGGTGGCGCGGCCTGGGGTGCGCTTGCGGCGTTCGGCGGACAGGCCTGGGCGGGCCTCTACGGTCTCGGCCGCCACGTCTCGGCGCCGCACGCGAACGACGCGGCGGCGAAGGCGTTTTTCCACGACCATGGCCTCATGCAGGTGGCCGGATGGATTGCGGACCACGGCTGGTGGGCGCAGGCGGCAGTCTTCGGCCCGATCCTGCTTGGGCTGCTTTGGATTCGCCGCCTTCGCCGGCAGCAGAAGTTGAGAAACGTGGCGTTACTTTTGGCGGCTTCGATTTTTGGGCTTTCGTGCGCGCCGAAAAAAGAGGAACAAAAATCCATGGACTTCGCCGTCAAGACCGTGCCGGAGACGTTGTTTTTCTGCGTGGATGAAGCCGTGACGCAGGCGGAAATTCCCGATTTCGCGATGCGGGCCATCGGGCCGCTCTACGAGGCGCTTGGGAAAGCCGGGCAGCATCCCGCGGGCGACCTGCAATTTCTCTGCCCGCAGTGGAATGGCCCCGAGGGTAAAAGCAAACTTGTGATCGGGATTCCCGTCGCGAGCGAGTTTCCTGCGAAGGCGCCCGCCTATTTTTGGAAGGCGCCGGCCTACCGGTGCCTGTGGACGGAATACGTGGGACCGATGTCCGGCATCAAGGACGCCTGGGCGCAACTCGGCGCCGCGGTTGAAAAAAGCGAGCACCGCTGCGCGGGCTCGTGGCGCGAGGTCTATGTCCACTGGGTCGCGCCGGAGTCCGCCGAGAACCGGACGGAACTCCAATCGGGGATCGAGTGA
- a CDS encoding NAD(P)H-dependent oxidoreductase, with translation MDPISGATLLSALRWRYATKQFDPAKKIPAETWAALEDALVLAPSSFGLQPWKFLVITDQAVKESLVGLSWGQRQLADASHVVVFTVKHPIDATDVRRHIERTAEVQGTPVESLAGFEKVVAGFVENPPFGLEIRSWSTRQVYIALGQFMSAAALLGIDTCPMEGLDPAAYDKALGLEGTGYFTVAACPAGYRSAEDKSAARAKVRFTREAVITHI, from the coding sequence ATGGACCCTATTTCCGGCGCCACCCTGCTCTCCGCGCTCCGCTGGCGCTATGCCACCAAGCAATTCGATCCCGCGAAGAAGATCCCCGCCGAGACGTGGGCCGCGCTCGAGGACGCTCTCGTGCTCGCACCGTCATCCTTCGGCCTTCAGCCATGGAAATTCCTCGTGATCACCGACCAGGCCGTCAAGGAATCCCTCGTCGGCCTTTCCTGGGGACAGCGTCAGCTCGCCGACGCCTCGCACGTCGTCGTTTTCACCGTGAAGCACCCCATCGACGCGACGGATGTCCGCCGGCACATCGAGCGCACCGCCGAAGTGCAGGGGACCCCGGTCGAGAGCCTCGCCGGTTTTGAAAAGGTCGTTGCCGGATTCGTGGAGAATCCCCCCTTTGGCCTCGAGATTCGCTCCTGGTCCACGCGCCAGGTCTACATTGCCCTGGGACAATTCATGTCCGCCGCCGCCCTGCTGGGAATCGACACCTGCCCGATGGAAGGCCTCGACCCCGCCGCCTACGACAAGGCGCTCGGCCTCGAAGGCACCGGCTATTTCACCGTCGCCGCCTGTCCGGCCGGCTACCGCTCCGCCGAAGACAAATCCGCCGCCCGCGCGAAGGTCCGCTTCACCCGGGAAGCCGTCATCACCCACATCTAG